The genomic stretch GTTAAAAAATTTCCAGAAATACCCAGATTTAGAATATAACTATTCCATCTCCCATCGTTTAAAAGGAATTCAATAATGGTGGTTGGTGTGCTAAATAACTAATAAAGTTCCTTCAATCAGTCCATTATTActtaaataaaattaaatataGCTAAGCCAATACTATGCAGAAGGATGAGGTTTGGTGATAAAACTGACATTTCATTTACACAATGTTCATGAAATAATAACCTAAATATTTACCTCTACCATCAATGAATTTTTCGAAAAAGTCTGGAAAATCCTTTGGTGATTCATACAGGGCAAGATGCATATGGAAATAATAGGAAGAGACCAGTACATCCTTAGGATTCCGTGCAACATAAATAATCTGTATGGAAAGTACCAGAGTGTGAAATGCAGAGCACCTAAAATTATATAAATGAAAAAAATTGGCAGAGTGTGCAAATATATTCTGATATTAGAAGTTGCAGCGAACCTGTTTTACACCTTTAATTTCATAAGATGTTGTAACTTTCCCATACTGGTAatcatcacagtaggtacagcagaaggaggccatttggtccatcatgcctgctctttaaaagaactatccaattagtcccaatcctctgctctttcctcatagccctgtaaatattttctcttcatgtatttatccaatccccttttgaaagttactataggatctgcttccaccaccctttcaggcagtgcattccagatcattacaactcgctacgttaaaaaaaagtttcctcttgTTGGCTCTggctttttttttttcccccccgatcaccttaaatctgtcccctctggttaccaacccttctgccattggaaacagtttctctttatttactctatcaaaactgttcatgattttgaatacttctatcaaatctcctcttaaccgtctctgttctaaggagaacaaccccagcttctccagtctctccacataactaaagtccctcatccctggtaacattctagtaaatctcttctgcaccaccctctctaaggccttgacatctttcctaaagtgtggtgcccaaaattgaacacaacactctagcagaggcctaaccagtgcttttttttaaataaaggtttaacataacttccttgcttttgtactgtatgcctctattaataaagcccaggatcccatatgtttttttcaacagccttctcaacctgccctgccaccttcaaagatttgtgcacatacatctccaggtctcagttcctgcactctctttaaaattgtaccatttagtttatattgcttccctcattcttcctaccaaaatgtatcatttcatatTTCTCTTTCAtataatgaaagaaaaaaaatctattcaaACTTGTTATTAAAACCTTGGATTCACTTTTAGGGGTGATGAACCAACAGGGTCTTTCAAAGAACATTGAGGGGTTCAAATTCCATGGCAGTCATGCTTTGTGCACTATGGATACTTTGACAGATGTACAACTTTTAATGTTATAAATTTGGATTAATTCTTCAAACTGTACTTTTGGTTAGATTGATGTTTAAAAATGAATATGAATTGTTATTCAAGCACATTGTGAGTTTTGATCATCTTCAGTACAATGATGGATTCCATAATAGTACCATTTGCCAATGTAATACGTtaccctgccactggaaactgtaaTTTTGATACATTCCCAATTAAACGATTGGATTTGTAGTTGTGATTATCTGATCAGATGACATATTTTTATCATTTATATACCGTTAAATACACTCACTACCATTAGTCTCCCCTCACTTCTTGATGAAAAGCAGATAGATGCAACAACTGGCAGGGACCTGGTGGAATGTATTCCAGACTCTAGTTATACCGATTTAGCGGCGTAAGAAGAGCAGAGATTCTAGGGCTGGGCTCGGCTGTTAGGTGCCAAGTAGTTGGCAGCCAACCAAAATTCACAGTCtaggcacacacatgaagaacggccatATCAGAGGGCGCCTGTGGAACTGAAACACTGTGATTAGTCAGTGTCTTTAGAGTGGTCAGGTTTGGGAGATGGGCCCAGGGGAGCCATTCTACCAGAGTGTTGGGTGAGAGGCCCAATTTTCACAGACTTGGTATTGGGAAGAGAACAGCATTGGAAGCCCCACCTAAACTGGAGTCAGAGCTGGGAGAACTCAGGGGCAAGTATAATAAGTGCATTTAGGAATAACCGGGGTCAATTTTGTGAATTGCCCTGTCTTTGTTACAGTTTTCTACAGCCTCACTGTCACGTACCCAGTGTGCCAcaagaaaaaatgtttttaatgctGACACAAATAGCATTAGAAAGCACAGATACATTATACAACAAAATGATAGCAAaaagaaaattcttacttttccctTCTTTTCTTTCAGTGCTTTTGGAACTAAATGGTAGGGCAAATGTGTGACATTCAGGCGAGGTGATGGGCGTGCTGGAAAATTTGAGCTTGGTACCTCGATCCAAGGAACACGTTCATATGCTGGTTTGCTTTGTACGGCAGTTGGGTCACCATCAGAATAAATTAAGCTAATTATTTGCTGCATCCATATGGTACCTGGTATGtaacagaaaaataaaaaagttatAAGTAAGATCCCTTAACATACCACTCATATAACCTCGCACCAAATGGAGGAAATGCTACTCCCTGAATAGCTATAGACCACTATGGGATCAATTTTAAACTTAGCCAAATTGGTGGTGGCAAGGTGGTAGCGGCCTCAAATCGGGGTCAGTACACTGTTGGCCaagggctgcagaaagtaacctgagcccagctgctgacacacaggcaagaacaacttttgaactgaagtaacctgagttcagtcgctggcctgagctggctggaaccggtttgaattagctaagttttgtgaaagacaaagaagATGTGAGAAGACACAAGACCTTATTTAGAAAagaagtaatgaggtaatgctacctaagtccttgggacagagccaatgaggagaagatacAGGCTAGGCGAGCAAgtctaaaccaaagggagaaagacagcacagcttgaagagataagattcggaataagaatgaagaatctggggcgtggagccagagcgaagactccggagaccaaccatcgcggaagtggaagaacctacgtcaggggcgtagagacgacgtcgagagagagagagagaacggaacgcctggccagcgtcagctctccttttcgggtattatcctctatattctgtgaccactcagggagtgtcagagaaacctagtgggtgtgcgtttagatcctagtttgggtataaaaaactgtataacctggtgcaaactgtatgtctatatctaaccagacgtataagctatatgtatatgatctaacaaagcaaataaagcgaattgagagttgagagagaattgactcttctcctctttgtactaagccaataacctcCGGTCAACAACACTAACCACCTAGTTAACGCCGACGCTCTGCCCATGCCATTTTTACTGGGCCCTACTGCTGCTTGGCTGAAGCACCTGTCTATTTCAGGCGGAAAGCTTTTTAAACGTGAAAACCAGGGTCCTATGATATATGTCCATGACCTCGGTTACCATTTTGGGAGACAACATTGCGCCAAGCACGCTCCGACTAGTTTTACTGGCGGTACAACCAGAGAGGTGCCAAAaagattttaaattatttgtgCCAGCCTCTTTTAATGTAAGGGTTCTCTTGACATCATGAGATGGGGCAAATATTGCATCACACTTTAAGTTAATATACAAACGGTCTACAAATATTACCATCCCTCACAACCTGGACATTATTACAAGTATGGATTTACAAAGGAAAGTACAAAAGGTAAATGACTctgaggaaacagagagggaggAGTTACAGGGGGAAAATACATGGACACaatagcctagattttccactcAGGAAAAAACCTGTGGGGAATATAGCAAAGCATGATTTGTGCTTGCCAACTGAGAAGTTGGTGTCAGTGCTACTGCTCAATTATCCAGTTACTATTAATAAATATGTTTGGTAGTTTATAACCTATGCTGCAATCGATTGAAATGTTCATTCATTGGAACAGAAATAGgccagccactcgagcctgttccgccattcaattagatcacggctgatttgtatcttagctccatttatctaccttgcttccgtaacccttaataccattgtctaacaaaaatcgatcaatctcagttctataattttcaattgaccaagcctcaacagctttttggaagagagcatttcagatttccaataccctttgtgtgaagaaatgctttctgacatcaacttgaacagcctagctctaattttaaggttatgcccccttatgactagatattggacagtaaaTGTAAAGGGCGTGAGGTCAGCTTACAAGAGAAGCTAAATGACTCTAAACCTCAGAATATCTATTGTAGACACACAATTTGTAACAGGTGCCCTCAGTGCCAAAGCTTGCAGTCCTCCTGGGAAGGTGCTGGCTCAAAATCAAATGCTTCCCTACAAGTTGGTGGCAGGGCTAGAGTAATGTTAAAGAAGCAGTACCAACAGTAATCTCTGAGTTTTTATGTACTTTCAGAAACTAACAAGTTTCTTACCAGATTTAGGGTATGTCACAATGAAGACATCTGTATCATGTATTTGAAAATGTTCCAGTTGCTCTAAATGTTCTTTTGTGTAGATTGTGGAAACAAAGTTACAGCCTTTGTACTGAAAATAGTAATCGTTAGTCGTGGACATTCTTGCACGGTTGAGAAACCTACATAAGACAAACATCAGATAATCAATAATCTTCACCCAATTGTCAGGTTTTTAAGTTGAGGAAAAAATGTAATTAACACACTAGTGGATATAGATTATACTGAATATCTGAGTTATTCCCCAATAGGATGTTACCAGAGAGTAACATTTGCCACTGGCTCAGGTTGAACCAGGCTGACCTCTGTGCCCTATTTGacaccaagctgagcttctgatcccatatcctcaccataacaaagaccgcctacttctacctctgtaacatcgcccatctctgcacctgcctcagcccatctgctgctgaaaccctcatccatgcttttgttaccaccAGATTTGACttttccaatgcactcctggccgacctcccatcctcc from Heptranchias perlo isolate sHepPer1 chromosome 5, sHepPer1.hap1, whole genome shotgun sequence encodes the following:
- the LOC137321890 gene encoding amine sulfotransferase-like isoform X1, which produces MGSDANRFLNRARMSTTNDYYFQYKGCNFVSTIYTKEHLEQLEHFQIHDTDVFIVTYPKSGTIWMQQIISLIYSDGDPTAVQSKPAYERVPWIEVPSSNFPARPSPRLNVTHLPYHLVPKALKEKKGKIIYVARNPKDVLVSSYYFHMHLALYESPKDFPDFFEKFIDGRVEFSCWFDHIREWYAHKDEFNFLFLTYEEMKKGLRASVQKICNFVGRELDDEKLDSVMEHCRFDIMKKNPMANYEGIPKKSSDGAFLRKGTIGDWKSHFTVAQSEMFDRIFQERMKDVPLEFIWDKE
- the LOC137321890 gene encoding amine sulfotransferase-like isoform X2, with amino-acid sequence MSTTNDYYFQYKGCNFVSTIYTKEHLEQLEHFQIHDTDVFIVTYPKSGTIWMQQIISLIYSDGDPTAVQSKPAYERVPWIEVPSSNFPARPSPRLNVTHLPYHLVPKALKEKKGKIIYVARNPKDVLVSSYYFHMHLALYESPKDFPDFFEKFIDGRVEFSCWFDHIREWYAHKDEFNFLFLTYEEMKKGLRASVQKICNFVGRELDDEKLDSVMEHCRFDIMKKNPMANYEGIPKKSSDGAFLRKGTIGDWKSHFTVAQSEMFDRIFQERMKDVPLEFIWDKE